One stretch of Amycolatopsis sp. NBC_00345 DNA includes these proteins:
- a CDS encoding O-methyltransferase, translating to MTPTLHTPQIRTVLDRLFTEAAHDDDRSPAAGNFHSSTAKDRADLMADVYMPISAAGGDLLYALVRAGRPETVVEFGTSFGISTLYLAAAVADNGTGHVFSTELSPAKIATARANLDEAGLGGHATILAGDARETLADLAGPIGLVLLDGWKDLCLPVLRLLEDRLAPGALVVADDVTLPSMGDYLDYVRTPANGYVSVAFPVEDGMEISCHAA from the coding sequence ATGACACCCACGCTGCACACACCGCAGATCCGCACCGTGCTCGACCGGCTGTTCACCGAGGCCGCCCACGACGACGACCGGTCCCCGGCGGCCGGAAACTTCCACAGCAGCACCGCCAAGGACCGCGCCGACCTGATGGCGGACGTGTACATGCCGATCTCCGCGGCGGGCGGCGATCTGCTCTACGCACTGGTCAGGGCCGGCCGCCCGGAGACCGTCGTGGAGTTCGGCACCTCGTTCGGGATCTCCACCCTGTACCTGGCCGCCGCGGTGGCCGACAACGGCACCGGGCACGTGTTCAGCACCGAACTCAGCCCGGCCAAGATCGCCACCGCCAGGGCCAACCTGGACGAAGCCGGGCTCGGCGGCCACGCAACGATCCTGGCCGGTGACGCCAGGGAAACCCTCGCCGACCTCGCCGGACCGATCGGCCTGGTGCTGCTCGACGGCTGGAAGGACCTGTGCCTGCCGGTGCTGCGGCTGCTGGAGGACCGGCTCGCGCCCGGCGCATTGGTGGTCGCCGACGACGTCACCCTGCCGAGCATGGGCGACTACCTGGACTACGTCCGCACCCCGGCGAACGGGTACGTCAGCGTGGCCTTCCCGGTCGAGGACGGGATGGAGATCAGCTGCCACGCCGCATGA
- a CDS encoding Ppx/GppA phosphatase family protein gives MHSIAGPAVGVLDVGSFSARLVVVEEGGTPLEPALSHQTRLRLDRELDEEGRLTRRGIDAISAAVEAATATAARHGVTDVFPLATSSIRDAGNVHEVVRRVARDTGVELQFLSGRREAELAYVGARRWYGASSGPLLVLDIGGGTVELAAGHGEHAGFARSLPLGARSVTRDWLPAEPPVRSKMVRALRDHALEQVTDALGDVTAEFADHRVVGCSKVLRQLARLAGDRPGKARQLYLDDLREWIPRLAAMPSSRRAKLPGITRQRAEQALGGAIVAEALLTVAGGPVSICPWSTRDGLLLTLLDQLTLDGPGKSQTKSPESKSPRSKSAQSKSAQSKSAQSKSQSRPAA, from the coding sequence GTGCACAGCATCGCGGGGCCCGCTGTCGGTGTGCTGGACGTGGGGTCGTTCAGCGCGCGGCTTGTCGTGGTCGAGGAAGGTGGCACGCCGCTGGAGCCGGCGCTGAGCCACCAGACCCGGCTGCGCCTCGACCGTGAGCTCGACGAGGAGGGCCGGCTGACCCGCCGCGGGATCGACGCGATCTCCGCCGCGGTGGAGGCCGCCACCGCGACGGCCGCCCGCCACGGCGTCACCGACGTCTTCCCGCTGGCCACGTCCTCCATCCGCGACGCCGGGAACGTGCACGAGGTGGTCCGCCGGGTCGCCCGTGACACCGGCGTCGAGCTGCAGTTCCTCTCCGGCCGTCGCGAGGCTGAGCTGGCGTACGTCGGCGCACGGCGCTGGTACGGCGCGTCGAGCGGCCCGCTGCTGGTGCTGGACATCGGCGGCGGCACCGTGGAGCTGGCCGCGGGCCACGGCGAGCACGCCGGGTTCGCGCGCTCGCTGCCGCTGGGCGCCCGATCGGTCACGCGCGACTGGCTGCCGGCCGAGCCGCCGGTGCGGTCGAAGATGGTCCGGGCCCTGCGCGATCACGCGCTGGAGCAGGTGACCGACGCGCTGGGCGATGTGACGGCCGAGTTCGCCGACCACCGGGTGGTCGGCTGCTCGAAGGTGCTGCGGCAGCTGGCGCGCCTGGCGGGCGACCGGCCGGGCAAGGCCCGCCAGCTGTACCTGGACGACCTGCGCGAGTGGATCCCGCGGCTGGCGGCGATGCCGTCGTCGAGGCGCGCGAAGCTGCCCGGCATCACCCGCCAGCGCGCGGAGCAGGCGCTGGGCGGCGCGATCGTCGCGGAGGCGCTGCTGACCGTGGCGGGCGGGCCGGTGAGCATCTGCCCGTGGTCGACGCGTGACGGGCTGCTGCTCACCCTGCTGGACCAGCTGACCTTGGACGGTCCTGGGAAGTCCCAGACGAAGTCGCCCGAGTCCAAGTCTCCGCGGTCCAAGTCCGCTCAGTCGAAATCCGCGCAGTCCAAGTCCGCTCAGTCAAAGTCACAGTCGCGTCCGGCCGCGTGA
- a CDS encoding LLM class F420-dependent oxidoreductase, translating into MRIGTGLNYSGGFAESVADVVELEKVGLDIAFVPEAYSFDAVSQLGYLAAKTERVELASGIFQIYTRTPSLTAMTAAGLDFVSNGRFTLGLGASGPQVIEGFHGVKYDAPLARTREIIEICRQVWRRERVVHDGKHYQIPLPADQGTGLGKPLKLINHPVRERIPILLASLGPKNVALTAELAEGWEPIFFHPEKAADVWGPSLAEGKAKRDPALGELDVYAAPALAIGDDVDHLLDQVRPLVALYVGGMGARGRNFYNDLAVRYGYEAEAKLIQDLYLDGKKDEAAAAVPVELLRAISLVGPAGYVKERLAAFAEAGVTTLNVSPLLPGREARVAVVAKLKELIG; encoded by the coding sequence ATGCGGATCGGGACGGGACTCAACTACTCGGGTGGCTTCGCCGAGAGCGTCGCGGACGTCGTGGAGCTGGAGAAAGTCGGGCTGGACATCGCGTTCGTGCCCGAGGCCTACAGCTTCGACGCGGTCAGCCAGCTCGGCTACCTGGCCGCGAAGACCGAGCGGGTCGAGCTGGCGTCCGGGATCTTCCAGATCTACACCCGCACGCCGAGCCTCACCGCGATGACCGCGGCCGGGCTGGACTTCGTCTCCAACGGGCGGTTCACGCTCGGCCTCGGCGCGTCCGGCCCGCAGGTCATCGAGGGCTTCCACGGGGTGAAGTACGACGCGCCGCTGGCCCGCACCCGGGAGATCATCGAGATCTGCCGCCAGGTGTGGCGCCGCGAGCGCGTGGTCCACGACGGCAAGCACTACCAGATCCCGCTGCCCGCGGACCAGGGCACCGGCCTCGGCAAGCCGCTCAAGCTGATCAACCACCCGGTGCGCGAGCGCATCCCGATCCTGCTCGCCTCGCTCGGCCCCAAGAACGTGGCGCTCACGGCCGAGCTGGCCGAGGGCTGGGAGCCGATCTTCTTCCACCCGGAGAAGGCCGCCGACGTCTGGGGCCCGTCACTCGCCGAGGGCAAGGCCAAGCGTGACCCGGCGCTGGGCGAGCTGGACGTGTACGCGGCCCCGGCCCTGGCCATCGGCGACGACGTCGACCACCTGCTGGACCAGGTCCGCCCGCTCGTCGCGCTGTACGTCGGCGGCATGGGCGCGCGCGGCCGGAACTTCTACAACGACCTGGCCGTCCGCTACGGCTACGAGGCCGAGGCCAAGCTGATCCAGGACCTCTACCTCGACGGCAAGAAGGACGAGGCCGCCGCGGCGGTGCCGGTGGAGCTGCTGCGCGCGATCTCGCTGGTCGGCCCGGCCGGCTACGTCAAGGAGCGGCTGGCGGCGTTCGCCGAGGCCGGGGTGACCACGCTGAACGTCAGCCCGCTGCTGCCCGGCCGTGAGGCGCGGGTCGCCGTCGTCGCGAAACTCAAGGAACTCATCGGCTGA
- a CDS encoding AraC family transcriptional regulator codes for MTDPLADLVGLIRPRAVLWKRIEGAGDWAVRFPGNSDVNFGMVSDGHCLLLSDGPPRALAAGDFLLLCGPPAFTFASAPGVSPQDGEALLDGAQDNSITVGNGGDAADAGPVRLIGGHFLLDPANSALLLDLVPALVHLHGSDRGARRISQLLDLLGDEAAADRPGAGFVLPRLVEVMLVEALRAGPGGDGSPDPLEIPMAAGNPASSSTPPAPDSRETPMTEGSPAGSSTPATPATPAPRENPAPGLLSGLADPPVAAALGALHADPARSWTVASLAAAAHLSRSVFAERFSARVGRTPISYLLAWRMALAKDALARGRTIDEVARTVGYGSASAFATAFRRFTGVAPGHYARSSGASW; via the coding sequence ATGACTGATCCACTGGCCGATCTCGTCGGCCTGATCCGCCCCCGTGCCGTGCTGTGGAAGCGGATCGAAGGAGCCGGCGACTGGGCCGTCCGCTTCCCGGGCAACAGCGACGTCAACTTCGGCATGGTGTCCGACGGCCACTGTCTCCTCTTGAGTGACGGCCCGCCCCGAGCCCTGGCCGCGGGGGATTTCCTGCTGCTGTGCGGCCCGCCCGCGTTCACCTTCGCCAGCGCTCCCGGCGTCTCGCCCCAGGACGGCGAAGCCCTGCTCGACGGCGCCCAGGACAACTCGATCACCGTCGGCAACGGCGGTGACGCGGCGGACGCCGGCCCAGTCCGCTTGATCGGCGGGCACTTCCTGCTCGATCCGGCCAATTCGGCGCTGCTGCTGGATCTCGTGCCAGCCCTGGTCCACCTGCACGGCTCCGACCGCGGCGCGCGCCGCATCTCGCAGCTGCTGGACCTGCTCGGCGACGAAGCCGCCGCCGATCGGCCCGGTGCGGGGTTCGTCCTGCCCCGGCTGGTGGAGGTCATGCTGGTCGAGGCGCTGAGAGCCGGGCCGGGCGGAGACGGAAGCCCGGACCCACTCGAAATCCCCATGGCGGCAGGGAATCCGGCGAGCAGCAGCACCCCGCCGGCCCCGGACTCGCGCGAAACCCCCATGACAGAAGGAAGCCCAGCGGGCAGCAGCACCCCGGCGACTCCGGCCACCCCGGCTCCGCGTGAAAACCCGGCCCCGGGCCTCCTCTCCGGCCTGGCCGACCCACCCGTCGCCGCCGCGTTGGGTGCGCTGCATGCCGACCCCGCCCGGTCCTGGACTGTCGCCTCGCTGGCCGCCGCGGCGCATCTGTCGAGGTCGGTGTTCGCGGAGCGGTTTTCCGCTCGGGTCGGCCGGACGCCGATCTCGTACCTGCTGGCCTGGCGGATGGCGCTGGCCAAGGACGCGCTCGCCCGCGGCCGGACGATCGACGAGGTCGCCCGCACCGTCGGGTACGGGTCGGCCAGTGCGTTCGCCACCGCGTTCCGCCGGTTCACCGGTGTCGCGCCCGGCCACTACGCGAGGTCGTCCGGGGCTTCGTGGTAG
- a CDS encoding SDR family oxidoreductase: MTETSRSTVLITGSSSGFGRATVHLFRARGWNVVATARRADAWADEPPAEDLLVCSLDVTDAGSIDAAVTAAVARFGRLDCVVSNAGAGLLSVFESTPMTTVRDLFDTNVFGMMVVTRAALPHLAAHGGRVVTVASGSGIVPEPLMSVYSATKFAVEGFTESLRHELIGRGVGVKLVEPGLVRETNFVQRTTETSLAVPVPPGYEDYFAQVVAGYQQESPYRLATESDVAEAIVTAATDDTSRLRHVVGEDTEVSARQRRETSEKDYNDWALARSGATG, translated from the coding sequence ATGACCGAAACATCGCGCTCCACCGTCCTGATCACCGGCAGCTCGTCCGGCTTCGGCCGCGCGACCGTCCACTTGTTCCGCGCCCGCGGCTGGAACGTCGTCGCCACAGCGCGGCGCGCGGACGCCTGGGCGGACGAGCCGCCGGCCGAAGACCTGCTGGTCTGCTCCCTCGACGTCACCGACGCCGGATCCATCGACGCGGCCGTCACTGCGGCCGTGGCCCGCTTCGGCCGTCTCGACTGCGTCGTCAGCAACGCGGGCGCCGGGCTGCTCTCGGTCTTCGAGAGCACGCCGATGACAACCGTGCGGGATCTGTTCGACACCAACGTTTTCGGGATGATGGTGGTCACCCGGGCCGCGCTGCCGCACCTCGCGGCGCACGGCGGGCGCGTGGTCACCGTGGCGTCCGGCTCCGGCATCGTGCCCGAGCCGCTGATGTCGGTGTACTCCGCGACGAAGTTCGCCGTCGAGGGTTTCACCGAGTCGCTGCGCCACGAACTCATCGGCCGCGGCGTCGGCGTCAAGCTCGTCGAGCCCGGGCTGGTCCGGGAGACGAACTTCGTCCAGCGCACCACCGAGACCTCCCTCGCCGTGCCCGTGCCGCCCGGTTACGAGGACTACTTCGCCCAGGTGGTGGCGGGTTACCAGCAGGAGTCGCCGTACCGGCTGGCCACGGAGTCCGATGTGGCCGAAGCCATCGTCACCGCGGCCACCGACGACACCAGCCGGCTGCGCCACGTCGTCGGCGAGGACACCGAAGTGTCCGCCCGCCAACGACGGGAAACGTCCGAAAAGGACTACAACGACTGGGCCCTCGCCCGGTCCGGCGCCACCGGCTGA
- the fahA gene encoding fumarylacetoacetase produces MTWLDLAEDTPFGLDNLPYGVFSRGGELARRVGVAVGEHVLDLSAAAEEAAAPFARLLDGGVLNPLLAAGATTWRAVRGQVREWLTEPRYADQAGAHLVPRSEVTNHLPFEVADYVDFYSSEQHALNAARIFGGAEARLPPNWKRLPIGYHGRAGTVVVSGTPVVRPSGQRKARQAAEPSFGPSKRLDIEAEVGFVVGTPSTMGTPVPVGDFAEHVFGVCLVNDWSARDLQGWESQPLGPFLGKSFATSVSPWIVPLDALEHARVPQPPQDPEPFEYLRGAEPWGLDLALEIRLNGHLVSSPPFATQYWTAAQQLAHLTVNGASLRTGDLYASGTVTGPAKEQRGSFLELSWGGREPFELAGGETRTFVEDGDEVVISATAPGFGGGRIGFGDVRGRVVPH; encoded by the coding sequence GTGACCTGGCTCGACCTCGCCGAGGACACTCCGTTCGGCCTGGACAACTTGCCGTACGGCGTGTTCTCGCGCGGGGGCGAGCTCGCCCGTCGTGTCGGCGTCGCGGTGGGGGAGCACGTGCTCGACCTGTCCGCGGCGGCGGAGGAGGCCGCGGCGCCGTTCGCTCGGCTGCTCGACGGCGGGGTGCTGAACCCGTTGCTGGCCGCGGGTGCCACGACCTGGCGGGCGGTGCGCGGGCAGGTCCGGGAGTGGCTGACCGAGCCGCGTTACGCCGACCAGGCCGGGGCGCACCTGGTGCCGCGCTCGGAGGTCACGAACCACCTGCCGTTCGAGGTCGCCGACTACGTCGACTTCTACTCGAGCGAGCAGCACGCGCTCAACGCCGCCCGGATCTTCGGCGGCGCCGAGGCCCGGCTGCCGCCGAACTGGAAGCGCCTGCCGATCGGCTACCACGGCCGGGCCGGCACCGTGGTGGTGTCCGGCACGCCCGTGGTCCGGCCGAGCGGGCAGCGCAAGGCGCGCCAGGCCGCCGAGCCGTCGTTCGGGCCGTCGAAGCGGCTGGACATCGAGGCGGAGGTCGGCTTTGTCGTCGGCACCCCGTCCACCATGGGCACGCCCGTGCCGGTCGGGGACTTCGCCGAGCACGTCTTCGGCGTGTGCCTGGTGAACGACTGGTCCGCGCGCGACCTGCAGGGCTGGGAGTCCCAGCCGCTGGGGCCGTTCCTGGGCAAGTCGTTCGCCACCTCGGTGTCGCCGTGGATCGTGCCGCTCGACGCGCTGGAGCACGCCCGCGTGCCGCAGCCCCCGCAGGACCCCGAGCCGTTCGAGTACCTGCGCGGCGCCGAGCCGTGGGGGCTGGACCTGGCGCTGGAGATCCGGCTCAACGGGCACCTCGTGTCCAGCCCGCCGTTCGCCACGCAGTACTGGACGGCGGCGCAGCAGCTGGCGCACCTGACCGTGAACGGCGCGAGCCTGCGGACCGGCGATCTCTACGCGTCGGGCACGGTCACGGGACCGGCGAAGGAGCAGCGCGGCTCGTTCCTGGAGCTGAGCTGGGGCGGGCGGGAGCCGTTCGAGCTGGCCGGCGGCGAGACGCGGACCTTCGTGGAGGACGGCGACGAGGTCGTGATCAGCGCGACCGCGCCCGGCTTCGGCGGCGGGCGGATCGGCTTCGGCGACGTGCGCGGGCGGGTGGTGCCGCACTGA
- a CDS encoding DUF885 domain-containing protein — protein sequence MTVVTDLADEFVDELFAVEPLSAALLGIRPDAPGLGDPSAEAEAAHCGRLSALLERARAVEAAGLSGEDRVTRDVLVRSIEGRLDLIGSHSTEFTLSDLFVAPAAGLLSSLPMVSVAAGSSAEAHLGRLAEIPAYLRAVAERHRAGIAAGRVPVARLVRGAIAHLDRYLAEAAGDPLLRQPAPDDEFAARREELLRDVVRPAFQEYRDFLAAEVVQHGRPDDKAGVSWLPGGDEIYARLARLHTTTARGPQELHDTGLEVIAGQAEQYRELGARVFGTRELPEIFDRLRTDPKLRWSSAGELLDTARAAITRAAAESPKWFGRIPEQPWTVEAVPEDSAPGAPPAYYMLPATDGSRPGTYFANTYEATERFRHTAEATAFHEAIPGHHFQLSTALGLTDLPLLRRIGDFTAYTEGWGLYTERLADEMGLYSDDVSLLGMLTLESMRAGRLVVDTGLHALGWSRQRAIDYLVENTPMAPVEIEAEVDRYIGYPGQALAYLVGRLEIQRVRAAAEARLGSRFDVRAFHDVVLSGGALPLSVLDAVVSEWVAGHGDTVNGLAEELLELDFEREPLDRTIYGLPGDHDKLGDPSLAAAQRYRATYDGIAARAEAIDRAGLTSAEVVTRDVVITRARGAIDSIDSRVSGFAVSDSFSSPVLYLLMILPQLTPEDEEKARGYLSRLGALGDFLDAVIEAQRATMAEGLVAPDFLVRIGIGYVDRYLDAETDSLRLTPLVEVEGFAEERDRLLAEVVHPAFARYRAFLADEALPVAKPETEPGLGHLPGGQEKYQGLIRAETTTERTAQELHDAGLRVAEGLAAEYRELGTKVFGTADLAEIFERLRSDPELRWRDGEELLDGARAAISRAEAVAPEWFSRVPAARCVVEPVAETEAASGTIAYYLPPSFDGSRPGTYYANTYEASSRPRFTSEAIAFHEAVPGHHFQLSFVQELTGLPMLRRVVPFTAYLEGWGLYAERLADEMGLYLDDITRLGMLTQDSMRAGRLVVDTGLHALGWSRQRAIDYLVENTPMAKLEIEAEVDRYVANPGQALGYMVGRLEIQRVRAEAERALGEDFDIREFHDVVLGNGILPLSTLDDLVTEWVSARARR from the coding sequence ATGACCGTCGTCACCGATCTCGCCGACGAGTTCGTCGACGAATTGTTCGCCGTCGAGCCGCTTTCCGCCGCGTTGCTGGGCATCCGGCCGGACGCGCCGGGCCTCGGCGATCCGAGCGCCGAGGCCGAGGCCGCGCACTGCGGGCGGCTGTCCGCACTGCTGGAGCGGGCTCGCGCGGTCGAGGCCGCGGGCCTGTCCGGCGAGGACCGCGTGACGCGTGACGTCCTGGTCCGCTCCATCGAGGGCCGGCTGGACCTGATCGGCAGCCACTCCACCGAGTTCACCCTCAGCGACCTGTTCGTCGCGCCCGCGGCCGGGCTGCTGTCGTCGCTGCCGATGGTGTCCGTCGCGGCCGGGTCGTCGGCGGAGGCGCACCTCGGGCGGCTCGCCGAGATCCCGGCGTACCTGCGCGCGGTCGCCGAACGGCACCGCGCGGGCATCGCGGCCGGGCGGGTGCCGGTCGCGCGGCTGGTGCGGGGCGCCATCGCCCACCTGGACCGCTACCTCGCCGAGGCCGCGGGCGACCCGCTGCTGCGCCAGCCCGCGCCGGACGACGAGTTCGCGGCCCGGCGCGAGGAGCTGCTGCGCGACGTCGTGCGCCCGGCTTTCCAGGAGTACCGCGACTTCCTCGCGGCCGAAGTCGTGCAGCACGGCCGCCCGGACGACAAGGCCGGCGTCTCCTGGCTGCCCGGCGGCGACGAGATCTACGCCCGTCTCGCCCGCCTGCACACCACCACCGCGCGCGGCCCGCAGGAACTGCACGACACCGGCCTCGAAGTGATCGCGGGCCAGGCCGAGCAGTACCGCGAACTCGGCGCGCGGGTGTTCGGCACGCGGGAGCTGCCCGAGATCTTCGACCGGCTGCGCACCGACCCGAAGCTGCGCTGGTCCAGCGCCGGCGAGCTGCTCGACACCGCCCGCGCGGCCATCACCCGCGCGGCCGCCGAGTCCCCGAAATGGTTCGGCCGGATCCCGGAGCAGCCGTGGACGGTCGAGGCGGTCCCGGAGGACTCCGCGCCCGGCGCGCCGCCCGCGTACTACATGCTGCCCGCCACCGACGGCTCCCGGCCGGGCACCTACTTCGCCAACACCTACGAGGCCACCGAGCGCTTCCGGCACACGGCCGAGGCCACGGCGTTCCACGAGGCGATCCCGGGCCACCACTTCCAGCTGAGCACGGCGCTGGGGCTGACCGACCTGCCGCTGTTGCGCCGGATCGGCGACTTCACCGCCTACACCGAGGGCTGGGGCCTCTACACCGAGCGCCTCGCCGACGAAATGGGCCTGTACTCCGACGACGTCTCCCTGCTCGGCATGCTCACCCTGGAGTCGATGCGGGCCGGGCGGCTGGTGGTCGACACCGGTCTGCACGCGCTGGGCTGGAGCCGTCAGCGGGCGATCGACTACCTGGTCGAGAACACGCCGATGGCGCCCGTCGAGATCGAAGCCGAGGTCGACCGTTACATCGGCTATCCGGGACAGGCGCTCGCATACCTGGTGGGGCGGCTGGAGATCCAGCGCGTCCGCGCCGCCGCCGAGGCCCGCCTCGGGAGCCGTTTCGATGTGCGCGCGTTCCACGACGTCGTGCTCTCCGGCGGCGCGCTGCCGCTGTCGGTGCTGGACGCCGTGGTCTCCGAGTGGGTGGCCGGGCACGGCGACACCGTCAACGGGCTGGCCGAGGAACTCCTGGAGCTGGACTTCGAGCGCGAGCCGCTCGATCGCACGATCTACGGCCTGCCCGGTGACCACGACAAGCTCGGCGACCCCAGCCTTGCCGCGGCGCAGCGGTATCGCGCCACTTACGACGGCATCGCCGCGCGCGCCGAGGCGATCGACCGCGCCGGCCTGACCAGCGCGGAGGTCGTGACCCGCGATGTGGTGATCACGCGCGCCCGTGGGGCGATCGACTCGATCGACTCGCGCGTGTCCGGCTTCGCCGTGAGCGACAGCTTCAGCTCGCCCGTGCTGTACCTGCTGATGATCCTGCCCCAGCTGACGCCGGAAGACGAGGAGAAGGCTCGCGGCTACCTCAGCCGGCTCGGCGCGCTCGGCGATTTCCTCGACGCGGTGATCGAGGCTCAGCGCGCCACCATGGCCGAAGGCTTGGTGGCGCCGGACTTCCTGGTGCGCATCGGGATCGGCTACGTCGACCGCTACCTCGACGCCGAAACCGACTCGCTGCGGCTCACGCCTCTGGTGGAGGTCGAGGGCTTCGCCGAGGAGCGCGACCGCCTGCTGGCCGAGGTGGTGCACCCCGCCTTCGCGCGCTACCGCGCCTTCCTCGCCGACGAGGCGCTGCCAGTCGCCAAGCCGGAGACCGAGCCGGGCCTCGGGCACCTGCCCGGCGGGCAGGAGAAGTACCAGGGCCTGATCCGCGCGGAGACCACCACCGAGCGCACCGCGCAGGAACTGCACGACGCCGGTCTGCGGGTCGCCGAGGGGCTGGCGGCGGAGTACCGCGAGCTGGGCACCAAGGTGTTCGGCACGGCGGACCTGGCAGAGATCTTCGAACGGCTGCGGTCGGACCCCGAGCTGCGCTGGCGTGACGGTGAGGAGCTGCTCGACGGTGCCCGTGCCGCGATCTCCCGGGCGGAAGCCGTTGCGCCGGAATGGTTTTCCCGCGTCCCGGCGGCTCGGTGCGTAGTGGAGCCGGTGGCCGAGACCGAGGCGGCGAGCGGCACCATCGCCTACTACCTGCCGCCCTCCTTCGACGGCTCGCGCCCGGGCACGTACTACGCCAACACGTACGAGGCTAGTTCGCGGCCGCGGTTCACCAGTGAGGCCATAGCGTTCCACGAAGCCGTGCCGGGGCACCACTTCCAGCTCTCCTTCGTACAGGAGCTGACCGGCCTGCCGATGCTGCGGCGCGTCGTGCCGTTCACCGCGTACCTGGAGGGCTGGGGCCTCTACGCCGAGCGGCTCGCCGACGAGATGGGCCTCTACCTCGACGACATCACCCGCCTGGGCATGCTCACGCAGGACTCGATGCGGGCCGGGCGGCTGGTGGTCGACACCGGTCTGCACGCGCTGGGCTGGAGCCGTCAGCGGGCCATCGACTACCTGGTCGAGAACACGCCGATGGCGAAGCTCGAGATCGAGGCCGAAGTGGACCGCTACGTGGCGAATCCCGGCCAGGCGCTCGGCTACATGGTGGGGCGGCTGGAGATCCAGCGCGTGCGCGCTGAGGCCGAGCGGGCGCTGGGCGAGGACTTCGACATCCGCGAGTTCCACGACGTGGTGCTGGGCAACGGGATCCTTCCGCTGTCTACTTTGGACGATCTGGTGACGGAGTGGGTTTCGGCCCGCGCCCGCCGGTAG
- a CDS encoding AsnC family protein — translation MPPQQYLSPQQPQPGQAPQQQPQSGQVPQQQSQPGQMAQQQPTSGPMAQQQQLSGGFPGAGAAMAPLPYGQSGQGGQGGQSTQGGPAVHGGPSGPYAVQATPSGVYPGAPQPQPQPGAVSGPYSGVPGSGSGPYAVQGTPSGHYPGAPAQPNPLVSTWGVPQTASWARGDEPRRTGPPGGKQGRIGEVLATEGLEGEQLTVQLLEVQDPADYLFGAAGYRLEEGERSVVVHTEITNRGSVGFASLPDNYLELVTDEGATVGKAPVSLTSRPPHKIGVRPGETLGGHTVYILPDATRVVSVRWSPRPEPDDRTLTWAVEG, via the coding sequence CTGCCGCCCCAGCAGTACCTGTCCCCGCAACAGCCGCAGCCGGGACAGGCACCTCAGCAACAGCCGCAGTCCGGGCAGGTGCCCCAGCAACAATCGCAGCCGGGGCAGATGGCCCAGCAACAGCCGACGTCCGGGCCGATGGCCCAGCAGCAACAGCTGTCCGGCGGGTTTCCCGGGGCCGGGGCCGCGATGGCGCCGCTCCCCTACGGACAGAGCGGACAAGGCGGGCAAGGCGGGCAGAGCACGCAGGGCGGCCCAGCCGTCCACGGTGGACCATCCGGCCCCTACGCAGTCCAAGCCACCCCCTCCGGCGTCTACCCGGGCGCACCCCAACCTCAGCCCCAACCGGGCGCGGTCTCCGGCCCGTACTCAGGAGTGCCCGGCTCCGGCTCCGGCCCATACGCGGTCCAGGGCACCCCCTCCGGCCACTACCCCGGCGCCCCGGCGCAGCCCAACCCCCTCGTGAGCACCTGGGGAGTACCGCAGACGGCGTCCTGGGCGCGCGGCGACGAACCGCGCCGGACCGGGCCGCCCGGGGGTAAGCAGGGACGGATCGGCGAGGTGCTGGCGACCGAGGGGCTGGAGGGCGAGCAGCTCACCGTGCAGCTGCTGGAAGTCCAGGACCCGGCGGACTACCTGTTCGGCGCGGCCGGCTACCGGCTCGAGGAGGGCGAGCGGTCCGTGGTGGTGCACACCGAAATCACCAACCGCGGCTCGGTCGGCTTCGCGTCGCTGCCCGACAATTACCTCGAACTCGTCACCGACGAAGGCGCGACGGTCGGCAAGGCGCCGGTTTCGCTCACCTCGCGCCCGCCGCACAAGATCGGCGTCCGCCCGGGCGAGACGCTCGGCGGGCACACCGTCTACATCCTCCCGGACGCCACCCGCGTGGTCTCGGTCCGCTGGAGCCCGCGCCCCGAGCCGGACGATCGCACGCTGACCTGGGCGGTCGAGGGCTAG